The Rickettsiales bacterium genome includes a region encoding these proteins:
- a CDS encoding TadE/TadG family type IV pilus assembly protein, producing MKNRLLYTYKKMLLSRDGLAAVEFALFLPLFIILTFGAIEVTRYVLITQKMERVSISLSDLVAQSKNVNSGDLSQIILAASQLMLPYDFDTNGYAIISSVTKTGEDPPVINWQYTSGGTVQTSLVGTSGGNATMPGGFAITDKETVIIAEVFFSYEPILSGTIYNSSTMYRYSIHKPRLGDLKVLGYNIYSPKNLWGEIWREIYA from the coding sequence ATGAAAAACAGATTGTTGTACACATATAAAAAAATGCTACTTTCGCGGGATGGTCTTGCGGCTGTTGAGTTTGCTCTGTTTCTCCCGCTTTTCATAATTCTTACATTCGGTGCTATTGAGGTAACGCGCTACGTATTGATCACGCAAAAAATGGAACGTGTCTCAATATCTCTTTCTGACCTTGTAGCACAGTCAAAGAATGTTAACTCCGGTGATTTAAGCCAGATAATACTCGCAGCCAGCCAGCTGATGCTTCCTTATGATTTTGATACAAACGGCTATGCCATAATATCATCCGTAACCAAAACCGGTGAAGATCCCCCAGTAATCAACTGGCAATATACAAGCGGAGGGACAGTGCAGACGAGTCTTGTCGGAACATCGGGAGGAAACGCCACCATGCCTGGAGGTTTTGCCATAACTGACAAGGAGACTGTTATAATAGCTGAAGTATTTTTCAGCTACGAACCTATACTATCGGGCACCATATATAATAGCAGCACGATGTATCGCTACAGCATACATAAACCAAGGCTGGGGGATCTGAAGGTACTTGGATATAACATATACTCTCCAAAAAACTTGTGGGGAGAGATATGGAGAGAAATATATGCCTAG
- a CDS encoding TadE/TadG family type IV pilus assembly protein, translating to MSTNNKTRKFYSDRSGTTAVEFALIAPVFLLMLTGLVEFSLVMFVSSVMEGATAAGSRYGKTGYTIEGITRQQQIVNTVALRTTGLLDPENITVNTTVYPSFESISQEEPYIDSNHNGVYNVGETYTDVNGNGQWDSAGVEGLGNANDVVVYTVSYPWTITTPIINSFFDNPLIISSRTVVKNEPY from the coding sequence ATGTCCACAAACAACAAAACAAGAAAATTTTATTCCGATCGCAGTGGTACGACTGCGGTTGAATTTGCTTTGATCGCTCCGGTATTTCTGCTAATGCTTACTGGTCTTGTTGAGTTCTCTCTTGTCATGTTTGTAAGCAGCGTAATGGAAGGAGCTACCGCAGCAGGCAGCCGTTATGGAAAAACCGGATATACCATAGAAGGAATAACCCGCCAGCAACAAATAGTAAATACCGTGGCGTTAAGAACAACCGGATTGCTGGATCCTGAAAATATTACCGTCAACACTACGGTTTATCCATCATTCGAATCAATAAGCCAAGAAGAACCTTACATAGATTCAAATCACAATGGTGTCTATAATGTCGGGGAAACCTACACGGATGTAAACGGGAACGGGCAATGGGACAGTGCTGGTGTTGAAGGACTGGGCAATGCGAATGACGTAGTAGTATATACGGTAAGTTATCCATGGACCATTACGACACCAATAATAAACTCCTTTTTTGATAATCCATTAATAATATCAAGCCGTACTGTTGTAAAGAACGAGCCATATTAA